A genome region from Desulfobacterales bacterium includes the following:
- a CDS encoding acetyl-coenzyme A synthetase N-terminal domain-containing protein: protein MAEKEVVETSEAEIAVHWGEEELIKPSVKFIAQANMSDEGVYERFSLDNFPNCFKEYADLLDWYEYWDEILDTSDAPCWKWFKGGKINASYNCVDRHLAQNKNKTAIHYVPEPEQEKVEHVT, encoded by the coding sequence ATGGCAGAAAAAGAAGTCGTCGAAACTTCTGAAGCTGAAATTGCGGTCCACTGGGGTGAAGAAGAGCTTATCAAACCTTCTGTTAAGTTTATTGCCCAGGCCAATATGAGCGATGAAGGCGTCTATGAGCGCTTTAGCCTGGACAATTTTCCCAATTGCTTCAAAGAATATGCCGATCTTCTCGACTGGTATGAATACTGGGATGAAATCCTGGATACCAGCGATGCGCCCTGCTGGAAGTGGTTCAAGGGCGGTAAAATAAACGCCAGCTACAATTGCGTCGATCGGCATCTGGCCCAAAACAAGAATAAGACTGCGATTCATTATGTGCCGGAACCCGAGCAAGAAAAAGTCGAACACGTCACCTA